A genomic stretch from Nitrospirota bacterium includes:
- a CDS encoding sigma-54 dependent transcriptional regulator, producing the protein MTSEEKIYVVDDDELIVATLTRTLKSSGYEVRSSTTTDGIIGKIQSWSPDVVLLDIRLGNQNGIDVLRDIVKRELPVQVVMLTADDKAETAVKAMKIGAADYLTKPFNIEEVKIVIRNIIEKNRLQQEVAYLRKVQAETFEKEIIGESKTVQEIKAKIRKIAAASVSTLLITGESGTGKELFARYAHRLFHEHAKKGFAPFIKVNCAALPETLLESELFGYEKGSFTDAKSDKKGLFEQAQGGSILLDEIGDMKMNLQGKLLRVLEERMIRPVGGSEEIPIDVTVIATTNRNLAEAVEEGAFRADLFFRLSTFYLHVPPLRERKEDIPPIIRYFLTQFAGRYKQKASSCISPEVEKILTSFHWPGNIRELRNLLERLVVLEGAEEIRPEHLPGWLMGKSGVLSSPSALRISLPAQGVSLDDVEKDLILQALGRTNNNKSQAAKLLNISYDAFRYQVKKFGLEVGGAVPSNGRSSYPDAACADRTTTEK; encoded by the coding sequence ATGACGAGTGAAGAAAAAATCTATGTTGTCGACGACGATGAGCTGATTGTTGCCACGCTCACACGGACTCTGAAAAGCAGCGGCTACGAGGTTCGCTCGTCGACCACAACAGACGGTATAATCGGCAAGATACAATCGTGGTCTCCCGATGTCGTACTGCTCGACATCCGCCTGGGGAACCAGAACGGCATAGATGTCCTGAGGGACATTGTGAAGCGGGAACTGCCTGTACAGGTCGTTATGCTGACGGCGGATGACAAGGCGGAAACCGCCGTGAAGGCAATGAAAATCGGCGCCGCGGATTACCTTACGAAGCCGTTCAACATCGAAGAGGTCAAGATCGTGATCCGCAACATCATCGAAAAGAACCGTCTGCAGCAGGAGGTCGCCTATCTCAGAAAGGTCCAAGCGGAGACCTTCGAGAAGGAAATCATCGGCGAGTCAAAAACGGTGCAGGAAATCAAGGCAAAGATAAGAAAAATCGCGGCGGCATCGGTTTCCACGCTGCTGATCACCGGAGAAAGCGGGACCGGGAAGGAGTTGTTCGCCCGGTACGCGCATCGCCTGTTCCATGAGCACGCGAAGAAGGGCTTTGCCCCCTTCATCAAGGTCAATTGCGCTGCGCTTCCGGAAACACTGCTCGAGAGCGAGCTCTTCGGCTACGAGAAGGGCTCATTCACCGATGCAAAGTCGGACAAGAAGGGACTGTTCGAGCAGGCGCAGGGCGGGTCCATCCTTCTCGATGAGATCGGCGATATGAAAATGAACCTCCAGGGGAAACTGCTCCGGGTGCTGGAGGAGCGGATGATCCGGCCCGTAGGAGGTAGCGAGGAGATCCCGATCGATGTCACCGTTATCGCCACCACGAACCGGAATCTCGCGGAAGCAGTCGAGGAGGGAGCGTTCCGCGCGGACCTGTTCTTCCGGTTGAGCACGTTCTACCTGCACGTACCACCCCTCCGGGAACGGAAGGAGGACATCCCGCCTATCATCCGGTACTTTCTGACGCAATTCGCCGGCCGGTACAAACAGAAGGCGTCTTCCTGCATCTCTCCGGAGGTTGAAAAGATCCTGACCTCTTTTCACTGGCCGGGGAACATCAGAGAGCTCAGGAACCTGCTTGAGCGGCTCGTGGTCCTCGAAGGGGCGGAAGAAATCCGTCCCGAGCATTTACCGGGCTGGCTGATGGGCAAGTCCGGCGTGCTCTCTTCGCCCTCCGCGCTTCGGATCTCACTTCCTGCGCAGGGGGTGTCGCTGGACGACGTCGAAAAGGACCTCATCCTCCAGGCGCTTGGACGTACGAACAACAATAAATCACAGGCGGCAAAACTCTTGAATATCAGCTATGATGCCTTTCGATATCAGGTGAAGAAATTCGGGTTGGAAGTAGGAGGAGCCGTGCCGTCGAATGGTCGAAGTTCTTACCCGGACGCCGCATGCGCCGATCGCACAACAACGGAAAAATGA
- a CDS encoding carbohydrate porin: MVLIAIISLCKKLLKKSAFISASVLLVGVANAETPSEPGWAPQLLGMQATIIYQNMPAFSSPYEGPQSLTFKNGEGHGHTETYGIYLGSQILPRLQAYLDVEQARGNGIGHAVGLGGITNGDVIRQGSTDLGQNPYIARLFLRYLIPLSRETASVERAMDQLPGEEPLSRIEIKGGLMAATDDFDQNRYANNTRIQFLNWGFINNTAWDFAANTRGYSYGLLVSYIRPSWKLAYGIYKMPTTANGNEFDHIGTSSGNNLELTLRPNQEGTVMRFLAYYNTGRMGNYEEAISTGQATGMEPDIAKDNRPGRHKYGFGFNVEQPLADAGETGAFARIGWNDGHTEDFAFTEVDRHLSTGMQVSGVHWGRTEDRLGVAYVWHGLSPEHREYLAAGGTGFLLGDGKLNYGLEQIFETYYRVQLGQYAQLSPDFQYIQNPGYNRDRGPVEVYSVRLRLSY, encoded by the coding sequence TGTCGGCGTCGCGAACGCGGAAACTCCGTCTGAACCCGGTTGGGCGCCGCAACTGCTCGGAATGCAAGCGACTATCATCTATCAGAACATGCCCGCGTTCTCAAGCCCGTATGAAGGTCCCCAAAGCCTGACATTCAAAAACGGAGAAGGTCATGGGCATACCGAAACGTACGGGATCTATCTCGGATCGCAGATCTTACCCCGTTTGCAGGCTTATCTCGATGTCGAGCAGGCGCGGGGCAATGGGATCGGCCATGCAGTCGGTTTGGGTGGTATCACAAACGGCGACGTCATCCGTCAGGGTTCGACTGATCTTGGGCAGAATCCGTATATAGCACGGCTGTTCCTTCGTTATCTCATTCCTTTGTCAAGGGAGACTGCATCGGTAGAAAGGGCAATGGACCAACTGCCGGGGGAAGAGCCTCTCAGCAGGATCGAAATAAAAGGCGGGTTAATGGCCGCAACTGACGATTTTGATCAAAATCGCTATGCCAATAATACCCGTATCCAGTTCCTCAACTGGGGATTCATCAATAACACAGCATGGGATTTCGCTGCCAACACACGAGGATACAGCTACGGACTTCTCGTTTCTTACATAAGGCCATCATGGAAGCTTGCTTATGGAATCTACAAAATGCCCACGACGGCCAACGGCAACGAGTTCGATCATATCGGAACATCGAGCGGAAATAACCTGGAACTTACTCTTAGACCTAACCAGGAGGGAACGGTTATGCGTTTCCTCGCCTATTACAACACAGGGCGCATGGGCAATTATGAAGAGGCGATCTCGACAGGCCAGGCAACCGGGATGGAACCCGATATCGCCAAGGACAACAGGCCGGGACGGCATAAATACGGGTTCGGCTTCAACGTGGAGCAGCCTCTCGCGGATGCAGGCGAAACGGGGGCCTTTGCCAGGATCGGCTGGAACGACGGGCATACTGAGGACTTTGCTTTTACCGAGGTGGACCGGCACCTGAGCACGGGCATGCAGGTAAGCGGCGTTCACTGGGGTCGCACTGAGGATCGTCTTGGAGTCGCTTATGTATGGCACGGCTTGTCGCCCGAGCATCGTGAGTATCTTGCGGCGGGGGGGACAGGTTTTCTGCTCGGCGACGGCAAGCTCAATTACGGTCTGGAGCAGATATTTGAAACGTATTACCGAGTTCAACTTGGACAGTATGCGCAGCTATCTCCCGACTTCCAGTACATCCAGAATCCAGGATACAATCGTGACCGGGGGCCGGTCGAAGTTTATTCGGTGCGCTTACGACTGAGCTACTAA
- a CDS encoding TMEM165/GDT1 family protein: MTAFLTSMLFVVLAEMGDKTQLLAIAFATRFKASTVLWAVFVSTAANHFIAVEVGTWLTNFIPISYIQIAASASFIFFGLWTIRGDQLEDEDKRFSFSPFWTVAFAFFIAEMGDKTQLATVALAAKYQTVLPVWMGSTTGMMIADAVGIGVGVVLGKKSPEKVMKWGAAGIFILFGFYGLHEALPVRFLTQFFEIGAIILVTGAVLLIGRPWISRR, from the coding sequence ATGACAGCTTTTCTTACCTCGATGCTGTTTGTGGTCCTTGCTGAAATGGGAGACAAGACCCAGCTCCTGGCAATTGCTTTTGCAACACGGTTCAAGGCGTCTACTGTACTCTGGGCGGTCTTTGTGTCTACCGCTGCCAACCATTTTATCGCTGTCGAAGTCGGGACGTGGCTCACGAATTTTATTCCGATTAGCTATATTCAGATAGCTGCGTCCGCTTCTTTCATCTTTTTCGGCCTCTGGACCATTCGTGGCGACCAGTTGGAGGATGAGGATAAACGCTTCAGCTTTAGCCCATTCTGGACTGTTGCATTTGCCTTCTTCATTGCAGAGATGGGGGATAAGACGCAGCTCGCAACAGTTGCTCTCGCTGCGAAATATCAAACAGTACTGCCGGTATGGATGGGATCGACAACCGGGATGATGATTGCAGATGCGGTCGGAATTGGAGTAGGTGTCGTGCTCGGGAAGAAGAGTCCTGAGAAAGTAATGAAATGGGGCGCAGCGGGCATTTTCATCCTTTTTGGCTTTTACGGCTTGCATGAAGCCCTTCCAGTCCGTTTTTTAACTCAATTCTTCGAAATTGGTGCAATCATTCTCGTCACTGGAGCGGTGCTACTCATCGGCCGACCATGGATCAGCCGTCGCTGA
- a CDS encoding NRAMP family divalent metal transporter encodes MNIFNQFYYQYRRFAKAIRLFLLTAGPGIIVMVADNDAGGITTYTATGAKYGMHLLWFLVLLGPVAYYVQEMTVRLGAVTKRGHAEAIFSAFGRFWGWFSLLDLVLTDWLTMITEFIGMTAAMSIFHIPPVLTVVICWLIMGAMIMSGRYWTWEKIALLFCVLNLIYIPAAFMVHPSVKDIAFNSFVPHFPPGGFTNELFFLLMANIGTTIAPWMLFFQQSSVVDKGLHEKDIKFGKIDTAIGSLLTVIVATVLIIVCGKLLYGVPVDDAAVAAKQIMPQNSIIGTLIAIGLFDAGLLGAICISLASSWAFGEVFGWAHSLNQKVREAPWFYAYYFFDLLLAGTVVLIPGAPLVLITLFVQVIATTLLPAALVFLILLLNDKKTMGEYVNTTWQNIVNISIVAVIIALSTMYGVSTLFPDMFK; translated from the coding sequence ATGAACATCTTTAACCAGTTTTACTACCAGTACCGCCGCTTCGCCAAGGCGATCAGGCTTTTTTTACTCACAGCCGGTCCCGGAATCATCGTGATGGTTGCCGACAACGACGCGGGTGGAATCACGACCTACACAGCAACCGGAGCAAAATACGGCATGCATCTTCTGTGGTTCCTGGTTCTCCTCGGACCTGTGGCGTACTACGTCCAGGAGATGACCGTTCGTCTTGGAGCGGTAACGAAACGCGGCCATGCCGAAGCGATCTTTTCCGCCTTCGGCCGGTTCTGGGGCTGGTTCTCGCTGCTGGATCTGGTCCTGACCGACTGGCTCACCATGATCACCGAGTTTATCGGTATGACCGCCGCTATGAGCATTTTTCATATTCCGCCGGTCCTGACCGTTGTCATCTGCTGGCTCATCATGGGCGCTATGATCATGAGCGGGCGCTATTGGACTTGGGAAAAAATTGCGCTTCTGTTCTGCGTCCTTAATCTCATTTATATTCCCGCCGCCTTCATGGTTCATCCGTCGGTAAAGGACATTGCGTTCAACAGCTTCGTGCCTCATTTCCCGCCGGGCGGATTCACTAATGAACTCTTCTTCCTTCTCATGGCCAACATCGGCACGACGATCGCGCCCTGGATGCTGTTCTTCCAACAAAGCTCGGTCGTGGACAAAGGTCTTCATGAGAAGGACATCAAATTCGGGAAGATCGATACCGCAATAGGATCGCTCCTCACCGTCATTGTTGCAACCGTACTGATCATCGTTTGCGGCAAACTGCTCTACGGCGTGCCGGTGGATGACGCTGCGGTCGCCGCCAAGCAGATCATGCCTCAAAACAGCATCATTGGGACCCTCATAGCGATCGGATTGTTCGATGCCGGTCTGCTCGGTGCAATCTGTATATCTCTGGCGAGTTCGTGGGCCTTCGGGGAGGTCTTCGGCTGGGCTCATTCCCTCAATCAGAAAGTCAGAGAAGCGCCGTGGTTCTATGCGTACTATTTCTTCGACCTTCTCCTTGCCGGGACCGTCGTCTTGATCCCCGGAGCGCCACTCGTTCTGATCACGCTGTTTGTTCAGGTGATCGCAACGACCCTGCTTCCTGCCGCCTTGGTTTTCCTGATCCTTCTTCTGAACGACAAGAAGACCATGGGCGAATATGTCAATACCACGTGGCAGAACATTGTCAATATCAGCATCGTCGCTGTTATCATTGCCCTTTCCACGATGTACGGCGTAAGCACACTATTCCCTGATATGTTCAAATAG
- a CDS encoding ATP-binding protein has product MKKNIIIVQIVLSLLAVAGGGYLFLMAGRSGDFSRPAVLLVIAGPLMVAVLGWVSLRRFLKPARLEGLNDEFAGFSPAFDNDTGQPQKHPKAIEESLRQYGALFESAADAMFILDGEKGRQGKILKANGAASRMYGYTVEELLKMNISDLDTPGPAAIVRERIDRLVAGETLRVEADRRRKNGTVFAVDISAAAFETSGRKYILAIDRDSDEKRRSAEAIQRERQNAFVAELASGLAHEIKNPLAGIKATIDVLSEESGMPAEDRSALKNVVPKIKRIESLLKILLNFARPPKPQFSRTQVNAVLDNAVDLALRDRSHASDAETAVRVIREYDDTLPEIDADPMQLQQIFTNLLLNASEAMPKGGTVFLKTLLDATTRTLEVRISDTGPGIDEEARKHIFQPFYSKKAAGPGLAIASRLVEEHGGSIGVQCPENRGSLFMVRLPVNQAQRRQI; this is encoded by the coding sequence GTGAAGAAAAACATCATCATAGTCCAGATCGTCTTATCCCTCCTCGCTGTCGCCGGCGGCGGGTACCTGTTTCTGATGGCAGGCAGGTCAGGTGACTTCAGCCGTCCGGCCGTCCTGCTCGTCATTGCAGGTCCGCTGATGGTCGCCGTGCTGGGATGGGTTTCACTGCGCAGGTTCTTGAAGCCGGCTCGGCTCGAAGGGCTCAATGACGAGTTTGCCGGGTTCTCCCCGGCCTTCGACAACGATACGGGGCAGCCCCAGAAGCACCCGAAGGCCATCGAAGAAAGCCTGAGGCAATATGGGGCATTGTTCGAAAGCGCCGCCGACGCGATGTTCATTCTGGACGGCGAAAAGGGTCGGCAGGGCAAGATATTGAAGGCCAACGGGGCGGCGTCACGGATGTACGGCTACACCGTCGAAGAGCTGCTCAAGATGAACATCAGCGATCTCGACACACCCGGACCGGCCGCAATCGTGCGGGAACGGATCGACCGCTTGGTGGCGGGGGAGACGCTGCGTGTCGAGGCCGATCGTCGCAGGAAGAACGGCACGGTGTTCGCCGTGGATATCAGCGCCGCTGCCTTTGAGACCAGCGGCCGCAAGTACATCCTGGCGATCGACCGCGACAGCGATGAAAAGCGGCGTTCTGCGGAGGCAATACAGCGGGAGCGTCAAAATGCGTTCGTGGCGGAACTGGCCTCCGGCCTGGCTCATGAAATCAAGAACCCGCTGGCCGGGATCAAAGCAACGATCGACGTGCTCTCGGAAGAGTCAGGCATGCCCGCAGAGGACCGGAGCGCGCTCAAGAACGTGGTCCCCAAAATCAAGCGCATCGAGTCCCTCTTGAAAATCCTGCTCAACTTCGCGAGACCGCCGAAACCGCAATTCAGCAGAACGCAGGTGAACGCCGTCCTCGACAACGCCGTCGATCTGGCGCTGCGGGACCGGTCACACGCCAGTGACGCTGAAACAGCCGTTCGGGTGATCAGAGAGTATGATGATACCCTGCCGGAAATCGACGCGGACCCGATGCAACTGCAACAGATATTCACGAATCTGCTCCTGAATGCTTCGGAGGCAATGCCGAAGGGCGGGACCGTGTTCTTGAAGACGCTCCTCGATGCCACAACACGGACCCTCGAGGTTCGGATTTCCGATACGGGACCGGGAATCGATGAAGAAGCACGGAAGCATATCTTCCAACCGTTTTATTCAAAAAAAGCGGCGGGGCCGGGCTTGGCGATCGCCAGCCGGCTCGTCGAGGAACACGGGGGGAGCATCGGCGTACAATGTCCTGAAAACAGGGGCTCCCTGTTCATGGTACGGCTTCCCGTGAACCAGGCACAAAGGAGGCAGATATGA
- a CDS encoding CBS domain-containing protein, with the protein MNTALNKNQETVDAVFFLSDLIGTKVLNGDKRIGKLGDLAIIEREKLPVVTHFIVKRPFGRKSLLVPWERVVAVSARRLIIDLEEPEQYEGEPAESQVLLGDHVLDKKVLDMDDNEIDIVYDVKLARRNKVLYVTDVDFSRYALFKRLGLIRLMELLFSGTNLLKKETLSWSYVQPLPEHLGSFKGNVKLNVLKEKLTEIQPVDLADILEELSGEQRLAIFNQLETEHASDTLEEVEPRVQRQLISSIKKERAAELINAMTPAQAADILAILPGSEADDILKLIDRENATKIQSMLEKQDQKIINFSTSQFIKLPPDTAVGYVEDRFPEIARDKDEIMYIYVVDEKNVLLGVVDLKEVLKTKNEEKLADIMTTNVIQLNPENTLLEAAEMFSRYSFRSLPVVDEKNVIIGVIPYRDVMNLKHKFV; encoded by the coding sequence ATGAACACGGCGCTGAATAAAAATCAGGAAACCGTCGATGCCGTATTTTTTCTGAGCGATCTAATCGGGACGAAAGTCCTGAACGGCGATAAGAGAATAGGTAAATTAGGAGATCTCGCAATTATTGAAAGAGAAAAACTTCCAGTTGTAACTCATTTCATCGTAAAGAGGCCGTTCGGAAGAAAATCTCTGCTTGTTCCCTGGGAGCGGGTTGTCGCGGTCTCAGCACGAAGGCTTATTATCGATCTCGAAGAGCCGGAGCAGTATGAAGGAGAGCCTGCGGAATCTCAGGTCCTGCTCGGCGATCATGTTCTGGACAAAAAAGTCCTCGATATGGACGACAATGAGATTGACATCGTCTATGACGTGAAACTCGCCCGGCGCAATAAAGTCCTTTACGTTACCGATGTGGATTTCAGCAGGTACGCCCTGTTTAAACGGCTCGGCCTTATCCGGCTCATGGAACTGCTCTTCAGCGGGACGAATCTATTAAAGAAAGAAACGCTTTCATGGTCCTACGTACAGCCATTGCCCGAACATCTCGGAAGTTTCAAGGGGAACGTCAAGCTGAACGTTCTGAAGGAGAAACTTACGGAAATTCAGCCGGTAGATCTTGCCGATATTCTCGAAGAACTGAGCGGGGAGCAGCGGCTTGCGATTTTTAATCAACTCGAGACCGAACACGCATCGGACACGCTTGAAGAGGTCGAGCCCCGAGTACAGCGTCAGCTTATTTCCTCGATAAAGAAAGAGCGCGCAGCCGAACTGATCAACGCCATGACCCCTGCGCAGGCTGCGGATATCCTTGCCATTTTGCCTGGAAGCGAAGCAGATGATATCCTGAAGCTGATCGACAGGGAAAACGCGACGAAGATTCAATCGATGCTTGAAAAGCAGGACCAAAAGATAATAAACTTTTCCACATCGCAGTTCATCAAACTCCCGCCCGATACTGCGGTAGGTTATGTTGAGGACCGGTTCCCCGAAATCGCACGGGATAAAGATGAGATCATGTACATCTATGTCGTAGACGAAAAGAACGTTTTATTGGGAGTAGTAGATCTTAAAGAAGTGCTGAAAACGAAAAACGAAGAGAAACTTGCGGACATCATGACAACAAATGTGATTCAGTTAAATCCTGAAAATACTCTTCTCGAAGCAGCCGAAATGTTTTCGCGCTATAGCTTCCGGTCACTTCCCGTGGTCGATGAAAAAAATGTCATCATCGGAGTGATTCCCTATAGAGATGTTATGAACCTGAAACACAAATTTGTTTAA